The following coding sequences are from one Bufo bufo chromosome 2, aBufBuf1.1, whole genome shotgun sequence window:
- the LOC120990806 gene encoding olfactory receptor 2D3-like: MANSTIFDVFYFCAFADMKLKSLLFSIFLIVYLSTLIWNVVIIILTKIDNHLQTPMYFLLRNLAFLDICYTSTTLPQMLANLLIENLAISVPACIIQLFVFLSLAASESSLLATMAYDRYVAICNPLRYSLIMSKDVCLYMVAGTWVIGAIYGAIHTANTFRLPFCGSNVLNHYFCDILPLLKISCIDTLPNEATVFVLGGFLMLGCFLMIFGSYVQILLSVLSIPKGCGRKKGLSTCVSHLIVVLLFYGSGSVMYFRLKSNVLTDKEWLLSLFYSSITPLLNPLIYSLRNKDIQGAFQKHLKRFPISRHF, encoded by the coding sequence ATGGCCAACTCCACAATATTTGATGTCTTCTACTTTTGTGCCTTTGCTGATATGAAATTGAAAAGCTTGTTATTTTCTATTTTCCTGATTGTATACCTTTCAACACTAATATGGAATGTGGTTATTATTATTCTCACAAAAATAGATAATCATCTTCAGACACCAATGTACTTTCTCCTTAGAAAtctggcatttttagacatttgctaTACCTCTACAACACTGCCACAAATGCTTGCCAATTTATTAATAGAGAATTTAGCTATTTCTGTACCGGCATGTATTATCCAGCTATTTGTATTCCTCTCATTAGCGGCCTCCGAGTCTTCCTTACTAGCCACAATGGCTTATGACCGATATGTTGCTATATGTAATCCATTGAGATATTCGCTCATTATGAGTAAAGATGTTTGCCTCTATATGGTTGCTGGAACCTGGGTAATTGGGGCCATTTATGGAGCAATTCACACAGCTAATACTTTTAGATTGCCCTTTTGTGGCTCCAATGTTCTCAACCATTACTTCTGTGACATTCTACCACTGTTGAAGATTTCCTGCATTGATACTCTCCCTAATGAGGCTACTGTTTTTGTGTTGGGGGGCTTTTTAATGCTTGGCTGCTTCTTAATGATATTTGGATCTTATGTACAAATTTTGCTGTCAGTCTTGAGTATTCCGAAAGGATGTGGGAGAAAGAAGGGTCTGTCAACTTGTGTGTCCCATCTCATTGTTGTACTTTTGTTTTATGGAAGTGGTAGTGTTATGTACTTCCGCCTCAAATCTAATGTGCTTACAGATAAGGAATGGCTATTGTCTCTGTTCTACTCAAGCATTACACCTCTCTTAAACCCCCTCATATACAGTCTGAGGAACAAAGATATTCAAGGGGCATTTCAAAAACATCTGAAGAGATTTCCAATAAGCAGACATTTCTAG